DNA sequence from the Coregonus clupeaformis isolate EN_2021a chromosome 13, ASM2061545v1, whole genome shotgun sequence genome:
ACTTCGACTCACAACAACAAACTGATACGGACCAGTGCACGATGCAGCTGAAAGTGCAGCCACATGCCAATTGTCATAGTTTCTTTGTCCTGAATTGGTGGTTGCCAAAATAGAGGTCTTGTGATGCTGTAAGGAAAATTGACATGTCTATTGCTCATTATACAGAGACAACAGGATGTGGGTCAAATATTGGCTTATGCAGTCACAACATGCTGCCTTAGTAAAGGTCATGTAATGGTGTTTTACATCAATAGTCTTTTAGAGCACGTAGTGTTGTAGTACCATGATGTAGTTTATATTGTGAAACCTCTATCCACCAGATAAGAACACGCCCACATGTCGGAGCTGTGTCGGGAAAGACTGCCAGAACAACATCCTAGAAAACATCATCAGAGACAAGAAGCTGACCTCTGGATATTTTGGCCTTGTACCTTTTTTTTCCACCAAACCAAAAGGTAGAGTCAGCCTCTAATCTGATTTTAATCTGATTTACACCGTGAAATGACCGGAGGTAGCATAACAATAGCATACCAAACTAGTTGCATGTCTCTATGTGCTTTGGTGTTAAAGGAgtggggtcgcagttccggagcgacccactaggtgtcatcctccgacaaccataggcacctcctcactcacagtcgggactaattatctgcctattgggCTCACCTGTGtctatttatgccctcacttccctgtgttcccttgctcagttttctgtgctagttccttgatgtcaagcagtacgtatcagtgtcggatcacgtgacggagttacaggtactcgagaagtgttctccctcggtcattgtgtttttccagtcagagttagtatttcgtattgtttgctgtcagcctgttttttggagacctttgtgctcctcatttgttatcatgtatagtccgttgttttgtatcctggcttttggaccaccagtaaagatccttgtttcaccatctctgcctactgcctactgtctatcctgcaccgcacctgggtcacacctcacaccaaccccagaaaactgagccaatatggacccagcggaggcagcacagtatcatAGCGCATTGGCAGCGCAGGGAGCCATGCTGGATCAGcacgaccgcagcctgcagcagatcattgAGAATCTCTGCCAGCTGACGATCGCCGTGCAGAGCCGAGTGGACACCCGACCGGTCCCGGCAGCCGCCTGAGACATCGTgggaaccccgcctaccacctccggagaggtacgATGGAcatccagagggctgcagggaattcctcacccagtgttccctgatgttcagcctacaaccctcctcctttccgatggagcagggccgggtggcctacattatCACTCTGTTGACAGATCGGGCCCTTTCTTTGGCTAccgcggagtgggagagccaaactccggcgtgctccgactcctaccaattcacccgggAGTTACGCAAGTTGTTcgacacctctcgggtggtgtcggggcaTACGACCGGGAGGCGGCTCACGGCTTGTCGGCAGGGTGTCCGCtcggtggcggactactccgtggagttccggacccgggctTGAGAGGCAGGATGGAAGGAGACCGCCCTGGTTGTCCTGTACGCgcaggggctatcggaggggatgaaggacgaactctccttcagggagctgcctgagcaaCTGGACGGCCTCGTCGACCTCTCGGTGCGCGTGGACGATTGGCGTTGTGAGAGGGCTTATGAGAGAGGCATGACGCAAGGCTCGCCTCCGCGTCTCCCTATCAGCCCGGAGGCCTTCCGCCGATTCAGGGAGGAGACGCTTCAGGAGGAGTGCTTGGGTGCGGCGCGCTTGTCccggatggagaggcagaggcgtcTGCCCCAGGTACTTTGCCGGTACTATGGCCACGCAGGTCACCACGGCGACTCATGCCCGGAGAAGCCGGGAAAACGGGTGGGCTCGCTGgtatcgggaggggtgctagTGAGCCGGAACCGTAAACCCCAACTCCAGAGATGACCAGACTTTTCTcccgtcagggttcagtgggccaGCGCTGCCGGCGTCGGgtgcatgcactggtggattctcGGGGCCGCGGGAAACCTGATGGCCCCAGGGTGGAGCGTTCCATTACTCTCTCTCTGAGCCGGTTCCaatcatgggcctggacggccggcTGTTATCGTGTGTGTCCGGGTGGCGGGGGAGGCTATGGGAgtatatccagtttttcattgtggactctccggagtgtcccctcGTCCTCTGGTACCCCTGGCACTGTTACAGGATATCCTTGTTGTTACAGGAGatcctactgcctactgtctatcctgcaccgcacctgggtcacacctcacaccaacccttacactttGGTCGTATGTGCTTTATACAGCTCCTCAAAAGCAAAGGGAGAAGTTAGCTAaattattatgtgtattataattaattgacatttttttGTATGGGTTATGTTAGGGTAAATCAATCTGACATTTTAAATtcaaaattacaaactttagaagctttTTTTATCTTGAAAACTCTACATGTTTGCATTTGCTGCTATGCAGGAAAATTCCTGCAACAACaagatgatcaaattaagatactgCATCTGTAGGACCAGGCTAGTAGCTGACTGGCAGAGAAGAAATATCGATGTAATAACAAGATCCTGACGGCAGTTGTAAGTGACCATCGTATTGTCCTGATAATCTCTATCTGTTGGCAGGGAAGTGCAGCCATGGGGGCTCATTGGACCAGACAAGCGGGCGGGAGCCTACGGGTGGGATCAACAAAGACTCGCTTGAGTCCAACCATGGCAACTTGCACACTGCAGCTGCAGAGGTGGCCGTGGTTGCAACCAGGCAGCTGCTGGAGGACATCAGAGGGGCTGCCGGGGACACAGGCTTCCTACGGTGGGGAATTGTACTTAATCATATAAGCACTGTTGTGAAGGGTAATGGCAACCGGCTCGAAGGACCACAAAGAAAAGGACTAGGGTTGGAAGGAGGCTTTTAAGGtctctacagtgcattcggaaagtattcagacccatttactttttccacattttgttacgttacagctttattctgaaattgattaaatcgtttttcccctcatcaatatacacacaataccccacaatacaaagcaaaaacaggtttttagaaacttttgcaaatgtattaaaaatttaaaactgaaatattcagaccctttactcagtactttgttgaggcacccttggcagcgattacagccttgagtcttcttgggtatgacgctacaagcttggcacacctgcatttggggagtttctcccattcttctctgcagatcctctcaatctctgtcaggttggatggggagcgtcgctgcacagctattttcaggtctctccagagatgttagatcgggttcaaatccgggctctggttgggccactcaaggacattcagagacttgtcccgaagccactcctgcattgtcttggctgtgtgcttagtgtcattgtcctgttggaaggtgaaccttcgcccagtctgaggtcctgagcgctctgggacaggttttcatcaaagaaaactttgctccgttcatctttcctcaatcctgactagtctcccagtcccctgccgctgaaaaacatccccacagcatgatgctgccaccaccatgcttcaccatagggattgtgccaggtttcctccagacgtgacacttggcattcaggccaaagagttcaatcttggtttcatcagaccagagaatcttttctcatggtctgagagtcctttaggtctcttttggcaaactcaagcgggctgtcatgtgccttttactgaggagtggcttccgtctggccactctaccttaaaggcctgttaggtggactgctgcagagatggttgtagacagttttgtgcctttccaaatcatgttcaatcaattgaatttaccacaggtggactccaatcaagatgtagaaacatctaatggatgatcaatggaaaccggatgcacctgagctcaatttcgaggctcatagcaaagggtctgaatacttacgtaaataaggtatttatgttttatttgttatacgtttgcaaaaaaatctaaaaacctgttttcactatgtcattatggggtattgtgtgtagattgatgagggaaaaaattaatttcatcaattttagattaaggctgtaacgtaacaaaatgtggaaaaagggaaggggtctggaatactttccgaatgcacttgtaGGATGGATGTGTTGAGTTGTGGCTTGTAAGGCCTTGGagatacttttggccatgtagtgtatgtggacacttCCTCGTCAAACATctgattccaaaatcatgggcattaatatggagttggtccccctttgctgctataacagcctccctcctctgggaaggctttcctctagatgttggaacattgctgctgggacttgcttccattcagccacgagagcattagtgaggttgggcactgatgttgggcgattaggcctggctcgcagtctgcgttccaattcatcccaaaggtgttcgatggggttgaggtcagggctctgtgcaggccagtaaagttcttccacactgatctcgacaatcCATTtcggaatgtcattgtatgctgtagcgttatgattttcattcactggaactaaggggcccgaaccataaaaaacagccccagaccattattcctcctccaccaaactttacagttggcactatgcattcgggcaggtagggttctcctggcatctgccaaacccagattcgtccgtcggactgccagatggtgaagagtgattcataactccagagaacgcatttccactgctccagagtccattggcggcgagctttacaccactagcagacgcttggcattgcgcatcttaggcttgtgtgtggctgctcgaccatggaaacacatttcatgaagctcccgatgaacagttcttgttgcttccagaggcagtttggaactagtGAGTGTTGCTtatagatgtttccacttcacaataacagcacttacagttgaccagggcagctctagcagggcagaaatgtgactaattgacttgttggaaaggtggaatcctatgacagtgccacgttgaaagtcactgagctcttcagtacgggccattctacttccaaatgtttgtctatggagattgcatggctgtgtgctcgattctatacaactgtcagcaacgggtgtggttgaaatagccgaatccaccaacttgaaggggtgtccacatgcttttgccATGTAGTGTAGGATTGATGTGGATAACAAGGGTTTAGGATATGGTGGTCATGAAGATACAAAAGGAAAACATTAAGGAAAACATTAAAACACAGTGCAGACATGACAAAGTAGTGCCAGGTGACTATGGGGAATAGGCTTAACATATAACATGTATAAACTAAGGACACTGCCAGGATAAATATGACTAAGGGTTAAAGGCAACATAATACACAATGATTCCATAAACAACCCATTGTGCTCTGTGAAATAAAATCAAGAATTGGATTCCTGCTCATTCCTCTAACATGATCGATGTACCATAGCGgtagcaacagtcctgaaccgaACTTCACAGTCCACCCTGGGCTAGAGCGTTTCTTCATGGCCCTTCGAGCCGGATAAGACTGCTGCCATGGAACCAGACAACCTACCTGAAGGAGGCGCAGGGGTCATCCCCAAACGccttcaaaacacacacagaacacacaaagAACTCTTCAGCCCCTTTTCAATACAGCTCCTCCTAGACGATGTTAACAGACATCAACAACCAACCAGACAATACAGGTCAGCTTCCACCCCAGGGCCTTCCCTCACCAGTGGTTAGCGTGCCACCTCCAGGCCTTTCCTCTCCAGTGACCAGCATGCCACGCCTTCGGGTACCTCTCCTGTGGCAAGTGTGCAACCTCCAAGACACCCCCTGGTGGACAGAATTCCAACCCCAGGCCTTCCGGCTGGCAAGACAAACCCAAACCCTCCAACTGTCCAGAGGTATGATGAGCTTTGCCTTCCTCCTTCTGTGGCCTTTGGAGCGTGCCGCCTTCCGCCATGAGACAGCCAGGGCCAATCGACCAACAAGTCCTGAACCTAACTTACAGTCCATCGAAGCCCTAGTCCTTTTCTTCAAGCACATTTATCTGCCTCTGACCCTGCTGCACATGTGCAACAACTTTTGCACTGCATAACACATGAGatgccttctctttctctctctccatctctctctcgctctctcactctctctctcactatctttctatctctctcactctctctctttctcgctctccctctccctcttactCTCTCAGGATGATGGGGATCTCTAAGAATGGATCTAGAGTTCTGTGTTTTGTGATCGACACCACCGGCAGCATGTCGGACGACATCGCAACGGTAAAGAAGACCACAGCGTTCATCATCGACAGCAAGAGAGGAACGCCAAACGAGCCCTCAGCCTACATCTTGGTCCCCTTCAACGACCCAGGTGAGAGATGGCATCCTCACCCCTAcgggccctggtccaaagtagtgctctatgcagagaatagggtgtcatttgggacgcagccgtgATGCAACCTGTCTGACAGACCCGGAATCGGGCACTCGAATAATCCCCAAAAAGATGTGTATGTTTACATGACTTATTTTATTGATTTCCCACCGTTTTATAAATCAGAAGACAGCCATCTAGACCTTCCTAGGACCATGTAAATGTCCCCTGTCGAATTTGACGTGTAtttgcctccctctggtggtcGGCTGCATCTTTACATCCATTTATATCACTTCACTGCAAACGTCACGTCAAAGGGAAGGTCCTTTgaaaaacatttatccagctggactgcttcacggcacagacatggcaaagcaatcGCTGATTTTGTCTCGAAGCAGGTGGATCTAAATACATGACTTTCGTACCTCTATGATAAAGAATcgacctacacacttccttaaacctaaaataggTAAAGAAGTAATTtggtgtggaagtcaaacatttgttttaCATCAGAGGCAGAAACATTGCATATGTTCAGAAGGACAAAATGGAGCCCTTTAGATAGCCCTTTCTCCCTTTGTCTATAGGAGGGAGGCACGCTGTTTAAATGGCCCCAAATGTTGATTTAGATGTTCACAAATGTGACAGGGGACACTACTACATCAATATAATATTGCCCTCTTGCTAGACTGATGATTTAAACCATTGCGAAACAGTGCAAAAGCGgctgtcagctcaactggttttAAACAAACCAGCATACTCTCAGCTGTATACCAAAACAAGCACCAGGGCTGGTATTTTGCACAAAACAAACCCACCAAATCTCAGATTGTAGCTTTTAAGATAAATTACCTAACATACTACATAACATGGATTCCTAAAAGAACTCTGCATAGACTACTACTGTGTGTAGCTAACAGCATTTTCAGGGAGAGAAAAAGAAATGTAATCTTATACCGTAATATCTCTGTACTTAGTGTGACAGTCCACACAATCTGATCAATGTGTATGACATGGATACCGTGTATGAGATGGATAATGTGTATGACATGGATACCGTGTATGAGATGGATAATGTGTATGAGATGGATAATGTGTATGAGATGGATAACGTGTATGAGATGGATAATGTGTATGAGATGGATAATGCGTATGAGATGGATAACGTGTATGAGATGGATAATGTGTATGAGATGGATAATGTGTATGAGATGGATAATGTGTATGAGATGGATAATGTGTATGAGATGGATAATGTGTATGAGATGGATAATGTGTATGAGATGGATACCGAGTATGAGATGGATAATGTGTATGAGATGGATAATGTGTATGAGATGGATAATGTGTGTGACATGGATAATGTGTATGACATGGATACCGTGTATGAGATGGATAATGTGTATGAGATGGATACCGTGTATGAGATGGATAATGTGTATGAGATGGATAATGTGTATGAGATGGATAATGTGTATGAGATGGATAATGTGTATGAGATGGATAATGTGTATGAGATGGATACCGTGTATGAGATGGATAATGTGTATGAGATGGATAACGTGTATGAGATGGATAATGTGTATGAGATGGATAATGTGTATGAGATGGATAACGTGTATGAGATGGATAATGTGTATGAGATGGACCCTGTCCAATCCTAACGTGTATGACATGGATAATGCGAATGACATGGATAACGTGTATGAGATGGATAACGTGTATGAGATGGATAATGTGTATGAGATGGACCCTGTCCAATCCTAACGTGTATGAGATGGATAATGTGTATGACATGGATAATGTGTATGAGATGGATAATGTGTATGACATGGATAACGTGTATGAGATGGATAATGTGTATGAGATGGATAATGTGTATGACATGGATAACATGTATGAGATGGATAATGTGTATGAGATGGATAATGTGTATGACATGGATAACGTGTATGAGATGGATAATGTGTATGAGATGGACCCTGTCCAATCCTAACGTGTATGACATGTATAATGCGTATGACATGGATAACGTGTATGAGATGGATAACGTGTATGAGATGGATAATGTGTATGAGATGGATAACGTGTATGAGATGGATAATGTGTATGAGATGGATAATGTGTATGACATGGATAACATGTATGAGATGGATAATGTGTATGAGATGGATAATGTGTATGACATGGATAACGTGTATGAGATGGATAATGTGTATGAGATGGACCCTGTCCAATCCTAACGCGTATGACATGGATAATGCGTATGACATGGATAACGTGTATGAGATGGATAACGTGTATGAGATGGATAATGTGTATGAGATGGACCTTGTCCAATCCTATTATTTTGTGCCACAAGACTTTGGGCCCCTGATGCGGACCACGGAACCAGACGTCTTTAAGGCCCAGATCAATGCACTGAATGCTAATGGAGGAGGGGGATTTCCCGGAGATGAGTCTATCAGGACTTCAGGTACATTGACAGTGGCTGACGAACCTGTAGTGTAGGACAGACATGTACAACCAATATAAGACTGtataccttatggaacaacggggactgtgaagagacacacacaagggtattTACACATTCATTcgcacattgtgatattgttgtatggtggtattaaacattttgtattgtagatatgtagtggtgtaataacgttatatgatgtactgttttatattctgtttaatatgtaatgtaagtgctttaatatgtttggaccccaggaagagtagctgctgccttggcagcagctaatggggatccctaataaatacaaatataactGTTATGAATTTGTATTGTGAATTTGCCTTCCAGCTGCCAGTTCAACATAGAATGCATTCCCAATACATTCTAGTGGTATGCTAGTGTGACCGTGTCCCCTGTGCTTTCTACAGCTGGCTTTAACTGGTGCACCCCCCTCTTCAGAGATCTTCCTTTTCACTGATGCCCCCGCAAAAGACTTGTATCTAACAGGCACGGTGAACGCCCTCATAGAACGCACTAAGTCAGTGGTGAGTAGCTGGGCCTTGTTTCGCTCTGTGACGAGCAACATTAACCAGTAACGTTTCTATCTTCCTCTAGCTTTTTCATTGCCTTTGGATTTATTGATTTTCACAATCGTAGAGAACTTCACAATCGCAGAGACTTTCACAATCGTAGAGACCTTCACAATTGTAGAGACCTTCACAATCGTAGAGAGAAAAACATCAAATTCCTTGacttttctctcctttctctgccCCTCAATTCACTAtgtattctctctcgctctctctctctctaggtgacATTCTTCCTAACTGGCTCTTTGGGTCTCCGTCGTAGGAGGGGTAGTGACCAGGGCCAAGGACAGGTCCAGCACAGTCGGATGGCAGTGTCAGACGCCCAGCTCTACAGGAACCTGGCCCAGTCCTCAGGTGGCCAGGCAATACAGGTCACCAAGACAGAGCTGCCCAAGGCcaccagcatccttgtggaatcCTCCAGCTCTTCCTTGGTAGCCTTTGACTCCAATAGTAA
Encoded proteins:
- the LOC123492239 gene encoding von Willebrand factor A domain-containing protein 7-like codes for the protein MEEGDFPEMSLSGLQLALTGAPPSSEIFLFTDAPAKDLYLTGTVNALIERTKSVVTFFLTGSLGLRRRRGSDQGQGQVQHSRMAVSDAQLYRNLAQSSGGQAIQVTKTELPKATSILVESSSSSLVAFDSNSKH